The following proteins come from a genomic window of Elusimicrobiota bacterium:
- a CDS encoding FecR domain-containing protein — protein sequence MKTLGSVLAVLLCVSFAQSAEVRVTRGTAYVKKAQSARWAALRGKGRVEPGDSLRTGANSLARVRTKGGHTVYVQPKTTIESVSENGKDTQFKVLVGRIRAFVQKLRPANKFEVRTPVAVAAVRGTTFDMDVSEDTSSRLSVLEGAVNYRDLAGLAKEIEVLKGQTVLIPRGQAPRPPEMMPKDLMQGAVGHRERVRREIFVEKRQDDRREGFQEKAADGQKEEQYQLGRAAVDAFGRRVRIEEFILRPAPDSYAYVVVNHREGGQTFSRLDVVANDPLPARLEGLNLFTKPSSVVVDPLNLYALSTHFLASNGQDYYREWRSGGIPKEFISSGRGTFQEVVFEHWFVEIKGAGETPELLSHWVPEASYFGGGTGYDSLASIYSLDMGSSGALDRPWGYKNYDKHGNNVIGDNKGIDIYSNESRFGYFVDSAISDAYNIYSEGYDRVSGLHPTLTTPDRKFVENNYRDPISPGNYLPFRLDVQVFRVTPEGARLPFGDATATEFNSQRVYHSSEFGVRDIDLIYSPYLKFAMGDMDDGWSDLPPGY from the coding sequence ATGAAAACCCTCGGTTCGGTGCTGGCGGTTTTGCTTTGCGTCTCCTTTGCCCAAAGCGCGGAAGTTCGTGTGACGCGTGGGACGGCGTACGTGAAGAAGGCGCAGTCGGCGCGGTGGGCGGCCCTGCGTGGTAAAGGCCGCGTGGAGCCGGGGGATTCCCTGCGGACGGGGGCGAACTCTTTGGCGCGGGTGCGGACGAAGGGCGGGCACACGGTGTACGTCCAGCCCAAGACGACGATCGAATCCGTTTCGGAAAACGGGAAGGACACCCAGTTCAAAGTGCTGGTGGGGCGGATCCGGGCGTTCGTGCAGAAGTTGAGGCCGGCGAACAAATTTGAGGTGCGGACCCCGGTGGCGGTGGCCGCCGTGCGCGGCACGACCTTTGACATGGACGTGTCGGAGGACACGTCGTCGCGGCTGTCGGTGTTGGAAGGGGCGGTGAACTACCGGGATTTGGCGGGGCTGGCGAAGGAGATCGAGGTGCTGAAGGGGCAGACGGTGCTGATTCCGCGGGGGCAGGCGCCGCGGCCGCCGGAGATGATGCCGAAGGATTTGATGCAGGGGGCGGTGGGGCACCGGGAGCGTGTGCGGCGAGAGATCTTTGTGGAGAAGCGGCAGGACGACCGGCGGGAAGGGTTCCAAGAGAAGGCGGCGGACGGGCAGAAAGAGGAGCAGTATCAACTGGGGCGCGCGGCGGTGGACGCCTTCGGCCGGCGCGTGCGGATCGAGGAGTTCATCCTGCGCCCGGCGCCGGACAGCTACGCCTACGTCGTCGTCAACCACCGCGAGGGGGGACAAACATTTTCACGCTTGGACGTCGTTGCGAACGACCCTCTTCCCGCGCGACTGGAAGGTTTAAACCTTTTCACGAAGCCGAGTTCGGTTGTTGTCGACCCCCTGAACTTGTACGCCCTCAGCACCCACTTCCTGGCCTCGAACGGCCAAGACTATTACCGGGAATGGCGCTCCGGGGGAATACCCAAGGAATTTATCTCCTCGGGGCGAGGAACTTTTCAGGAAGTTGTTTTTGAACATTGGTTCGTTGAAATCAAGGGGGCGGGGGAAACGCCGGAACTCCTCTCCCACTGGGTGCCCGAAGCCTCTTACTTCGGCGGGGGCACCGGCTACGATTCTTTGGCCTCTATTTATTCCCTCGACATGGGAAGTTCGGGCGCCCTGGACCGTCCCTGGGGCTATAAAAACTACGACAAACACGGCAATAACGTTATCGGCGACAACAAGGGCATCGATATTTATTCAAACGAGAGCCGTTTCGGTTATTTCGTGGATTCAGCAATTTCCGATGCTTACAATATTTACAGCGAAGGGTATGACCGCGTTTCCGGCCTCCACCCCACGCTCACCACGCCGGACAGGAAGTTTGTTGAAAACAATTATAGGGATCCGATCAGTCCTGGCAATTACCTGCCTTTTCGATTGGATGTCCAGGTGTTTCGGGTCACGCCGGAAGGCGCGCGCTTGCCCTTCGGGGACGCGACCGCGACGGAATTCAATTCCCAGCGGGTTTACCACTCCAGCGAGTTCGGCGTTCGGGACATCGATTTGATCTATAGCCCCTATCTTAAATTCGCCATGGGCGATATGGACGACGGTTGGAGCGATCTGCCGCCCGGCTATTGA
- a CDS encoding DEAD/DEAH box helicase yields the protein MPFQSFGLHPDLVRAIQALGFKQPTPIQEKSLPVALTGRDVLGCAQTGSGKTAAFALPILQHLLTKPGEGLRALVLVPTRELAVQVDRSFRDCARFTNLKTAVVIGGVGHHGQVQDVRRGAQILVATPGRLLDHLDQRNFSLHKVEQLVLDEADRMLDMGFLPDIKDVLRQVPSERQTQLFSATLHGEVERIAAFATRNPLRIEIARPTTVAEGISQIVYPVIQSQKAGLLLALLKSMEMRSVLVFTRTKHGADRVAQRLAEEGHRSGRLHSNRSQNQRQAAMEDFRHGRTKILVATDIAARGIDVKNISHVVNFDVPRAPEDYVHRVGRTARAYGVGDAMMFVDPLEESAVKSIERFVGVVFPRAVLPGFQYNSPPRHPAPTQRRPPFSGARGRPGGGRHRPVRERNR from the coding sequence ATGCCGTTTCAATCGTTTGGGCTTCATCCCGATTTGGTTCGGGCCATTCAAGCGCTCGGGTTCAAACAACCCACACCGATTCAAGAAAAATCCCTGCCCGTGGCCCTGACCGGCCGCGACGTGCTGGGGTGCGCCCAGACGGGAAGCGGCAAGACGGCGGCCTTCGCCTTGCCGATCCTCCAACATTTGCTGACGAAACCCGGGGAGGGCCTGCGGGCCCTGGTGCTGGTCCCCACCCGCGAACTGGCCGTGCAGGTGGACCGGAGTTTTCGCGATTGCGCGCGCTTTACGAACCTCAAAACCGCGGTGGTGATCGGCGGCGTGGGCCACCACGGCCAGGTGCAGGACGTCCGCCGGGGGGCGCAGATTTTGGTGGCGACCCCGGGCCGTTTGCTGGACCACCTGGATCAACGCAACTTCAGCCTTCACAAGGTCGAGCAACTCGTTCTGGACGAGGCCGACCGCATGTTGGATATGGGATTCCTGCCGGACATCAAGGACGTGCTGCGGCAGGTGCCGTCCGAGCGACAGACCCAGCTGTTTTCCGCCACCCTCCACGGCGAGGTCGAGCGGATCGCCGCCTTCGCGACGCGGAACCCCCTGCGCATCGAGATCGCCCGCCCCACCACGGTGGCCGAGGGCATCAGCCAAATCGTCTACCCGGTGATCCAGTCCCAGAAGGCGGGCCTTTTGTTGGCGCTTTTGAAGTCCATGGAAATGCGTTCCGTCCTGGTTTTTACACGGACGAAGCACGGCGCGGACCGCGTGGCCCAGCGGTTGGCGGAGGAAGGCCATCGGTCCGGCCGGTTGCACTCCAACCGGTCCCAAAATCAACGGCAGGCCGCCATGGAGGATTTTCGCCACGGCCGCACGAAAATTTTAGTCGCCACGGACATCGCCGCCCGGGGCATCGACGTCAAGAACATCAGCCACGTGGTCAATTTTGACGTGCCGCGCGCCCCGGAGGATTACGTCCACCGCGTGGGCCGCACGGCCCGGGCTTACGGCGTGGGCGACGCGATGATGTTCGTCGATCCCCTTGAGGAGTCGGCGGTCAAGAGCATCGAGCGTTTTGTCGGGGTCGTTTTTCCCCGGGCGGTGCTGCCGGGCTTCCAATACAACAGCCCGCCCCGCCACCCCGCCCCGACCCAACGGCGGCCGCCCTTCAGCGGAGCGCGCGGACGACCCGGCGGGGGTCGCCATCGCCCTGTCCGGGAAAGGAATCGCTAA
- a CDS encoding sigma-70 family RNA polymerase sigma factor: MNTDRAAFSSTDRDDVRRVLDGDPDAFAPLVRRHEARVRALCASLLKDPSDAEDAAQESFLKAYRHLADFRGESSFATWIYRIAYRQCLDSQKARRRRPAESLDAMLEKGDGVLGRLRESPVEPGGLAELLAELPEEYRTVLILRESQGFRYDEIAAATGVSLDSVKARLRRARRRLIASARHLGGGSVVQQAGEPS, translated from the coding sequence ATGAACACCGACCGCGCCGCATTCAGTTCCACCGACCGGGACGATGTGCGCCGCGTTTTGGACGGCGATCCCGACGCTTTCGCCCCCCTGGTGCGCCGCCACGAGGCCCGGGTGCGGGCCCTCTGCGCTTCCCTCTTGAAAGACCCCTCCGACGCCGAAGACGCCGCCCAGGAAAGCTTCCTGAAGGCCTACCGGCACCTGGCCGATTTCCGGGGGGAGTCGTCCTTCGCCACTTGGATCTATCGCATCGCCTACCGCCAATGCCTCGACTCCCAAAAAGCGCGCCGCCGCCGTCCCGCGGAGTCCCTGGACGCGATGCTGGAAAAGGGCGACGGGGTGTTGGGCCGCTTAAGGGAATCCCCCGTCGAACCGGGCGGGCTGGCGGAACTCCTGGCGGAACTTCCGGAAGAGTATCGAACCGTTTTGATCCTGCGCGAGAGCCAGGGGTTCCGTTACGATGAAATCGCGGCGGCCACGGGTGTCTCCCTTGATTCGGTCAAGGCCCGCCTGCGGCGCGCCCGGCGGCGGTTGATCGCGTCGGCGCGACACCTTGGGGGGGGCTCCGTCGTCCAACAGGCGGGAGAACCGTCATGA
- a CDS encoding periplasmic heavy metal sensor codes for MNTLNKRAGVLLTGLFLLAGAGLFAEPMGDDGPGFGSGPRGDEGKTEGRFEEMNKELGLTKEQAEKLRAHRRSQRETNQALWKQMEEKREALRAELEKPKVDSGKAKSINEELKALHNKMAEQRLAGVLQVREILTAEQFKKLREIGEKRRGGGEGRPFQRRRERKDR; via the coding sequence ATGAACACATTGAACAAAAGAGCGGGGGTGTTGTTGACCGGCTTGTTCCTCTTGGCCGGGGCCGGGTTGTTCGCCGAGCCCATGGGCGACGACGGCCCGGGGTTCGGGTCGGGCCCACGCGGCGACGAGGGGAAAACGGAGGGCCGGTTCGAGGAGATGAACAAGGAACTGGGATTGACCAAGGAGCAGGCGGAAAAACTGCGCGCCCATCGGCGTTCCCAACGGGAAACCAACCAGGCCCTCTGGAAGCAAATGGAGGAAAAACGGGAAGCCCTGCGGGCCGAATTGGAAAAGCCTAAAGTGGATTCCGGCAAAGCCAAATCCATCAACGAGGAACTCAAGGCCCTGCACAACAAAATGGCCGAACAGCGGTTGGCCGGGGTCTTGCAAGTGCGGGAAATCCTCACCGCGGAACAGTTCAAAAAACTCCGGGAGATCGGCGAGAAGCGCCGGGGTGGTGGCGAGGGGCGGCCCTTCCAACGCCGCCGGGAACGTAAGGATAGATAA
- a CDS encoding FecR domain-containing protein, with product MKQISLAIAFIVASTVLYGAEVRVTRGTAYVKKAQSARWAALRGKGRVEPGDSLRTGANSLARVRTKGGHTVYVQPKTTIESVSENGKDTQFKVLVGRIRAFVQKLRPANKFEVRTPVAVAAVRGTTFDMDVSEDTSSRLSVLEGAVNYRDLAGLAKEIEVLKGQTVLIPRGQAPRPPEMMPKDLMQGAVGHRERVRREIFVEKRQDDRREGFQEKAADGQKEEQYQLGRAAVDAFGRRVRIEEFILRPAPDSYAYVVVNHREGRTDFSRLDVVANATLPSSLEGLNLYSKEGNSTMSLYAKSTHYMASNSLDYYREWRVDGAPVVFFTAGRGDFSEVVFDHWFVEVKGAGKDPMLLSHWVPDTAFKFSANYEATKSRDIDDFGGVTSTPGALDNPWGYNNFVKVGSGGSIGDNREVDLLSFETRLHYFTDITARTKYNTSEGYARESEKVEFSLFPEKIIVRNGYLAPGANGGGPTIATNLWVQQYRVAPDGQRVSSFDFNDVNFEKVYSSTDFGFRNIDLLYSPVFRFAMGRSDDGWSNLPPGY from the coding sequence ATGAAACAAATATCCCTTGCCATCGCTTTTATCGTCGCCTCGACCGTCCTTTACGGCGCGGAAGTTCGTGTGACGCGTGGGACGGCGTACGTGAAGAAGGCGCAGTCGGCGCGGTGGGCGGCCCTGCGTGGTAAAGGCCGCGTGGAGCCGGGGGATTCCCTGCGGACGGGGGCGAACTCTTTGGCGCGGGTGCGGACGAAGGGCGGGCACACGGTGTACGTCCAGCCCAAGACGACGATCGAATCCGTTTCGGAAAACGGGAAGGACACCCAGTTCAAAGTGCTGGTGGGGCGGATCCGGGCGTTCGTGCAGAAGTTGAGGCCGGCGAACAAATTTGAGGTGCGGACCCCGGTGGCGGTGGCCGCCGTGCGCGGCACGACCTTTGACATGGACGTGTCGGAGGACACGTCGTCGCGGCTGTCGGTGTTGGAAGGGGCGGTGAACTACCGGGATTTGGCGGGGCTGGCGAAGGAGATCGAGGTGCTGAAGGGGCAGACGGTGCTGATTCCGCGGGGGCAGGCGCCGCGGCCGCCGGAGATGATGCCGAAGGATTTGATGCAGGGGGCGGTGGGGCACCGGGAGCGTGTGCGGCGAGAGATCTTTGTGGAGAAGCGGCAGGACGACCGGCGGGAAGGGTTCCAAGAGAAGGCGGCGGACGGGCAGAAAGAGGAGCAGTATCAACTGGGGCGCGCGGCGGTGGACGCCTTCGGCCGGCGCGTGCGGATCGAGGAGTTCATCCTGCGCCCGGCGCCGGACAGCTACGCCTACGTCGTCGTCAACCACCGCGAAGGCCGCACGGATTTTTCCCGTTTGGACGTGGTGGCCAATGCGACCCTGCCGTCCAGTCTGGAAGGCCTCAATCTGTATTCTAAGGAAGGCAACTCAACGATGAGTTTGTACGCCAAGAGCACCCATTACATGGCCTCCAACAGTTTGGATTATTACCGGGAATGGCGGGTCGACGGGGCGCCGGTCGTTTTTTTCACCGCAGGCCGCGGAGATTTCAGCGAGGTGGTGTTTGATCACTGGTTTGTGGAGGTCAAGGGCGCCGGGAAGGACCCGATGCTCCTGTCCCATTGGGTCCCCGATACGGCTTTCAAATTCAGCGCGAACTACGAGGCCACAAAATCCAGGGACATTGATGACTTTGGTGGGGTCACGTCGACCCCCGGAGCCCTCGACAACCCCTGGGGTTATAACAACTTTGTAAAAGTGGGCAGTGGTGGTAGCATCGGCGATAACCGGGAGGTCGACCTTTTGAGCTTTGAGACGCGCCTCCATTACTTCACCGACATTACGGCGCGTACAAAATACAACACCAGCGAAGGGTATGCCCGGGAATCGGAGAAGGTCGAGTTTTCTCTTTTCCCGGAAAAAATCATCGTCCGCAACGGTTACCTCGCCCCTGGGGCCAACGGCGGCGGGCCCACCATCGCCACCAATTTGTGGGTGCAACAATACCGCGTGGCGCCCGACGGACAACGGGTGAGCTCGTTCGATTTCAACGATGTGAATTTCGAAAAGGTCTACAGCTCGACCGATTTCGGTTTTCGCAATATTGATCTGCTGTACAGCCCCGTTTTCCGGTTCGCCATGGGGCGAAGCGACGACGGTTGGAGCAACCTTCCCCCAGGATACTAA